A genomic segment from Corythoichthys intestinalis isolate RoL2023-P3 chromosome 2, ASM3026506v1, whole genome shotgun sequence encodes:
- the mdh1b gene encoding putative malate dehydrogenase 1B isoform X2, with protein MAKFVLAGKTNCPYYAKAELLADRLQRSLPDFRIHKISILPDEWQDWLEETCVKNGWNHEESPLVWRELVHQGGKGVFLGGFCDFLEHCQNYYNITSDMSEELMQNIAEENLVTKLDLIMEDEHRASLVQPLHIWISSALNTTCNMLLPSLLSADVLSQASAISLHLLDLEGNEEELQSLMMETEDLALPLLHQVTIHTDLREAFQKAEIVLLLDERSLEGDPAERGQDQKAIKAVVDLYTEYGRLIGTRANNNVKVIVSGGSLVNLKCSVLLKACSIDSSHFVAVATQLENQARAAIANKLKVRTSEVTDVIVWGDVGDSFYVDLQRANVFNFDGPTKGPPFFSQPILEIVYEREWVEKDYQEIVRSQEAAVISKTGHGADMSTANGILTLLKAWNGTSAPTQMFSVGILCTDLYDLPTDVVLSVPVVFKNGRWSALPGLTVGDDLKHKLDLSASQLRAKISGEVTTTTTQENNTTTQENNKNTT; from the exons GCAAAACAAACTGCCCCTATTATGCCAAAGCGGAACTTTTGGCTGATAGACTACAGCGTTCTTTGCCTGATTTCCGCATTCACAAGATTTCAATCCTCCCAGATGAATGGCAG GATTGGCTAGAGGAAACTTGTGTAAAAAATGGCTGGAATCATGAAGAGTCCCCTCTGGTGTGGAGAGAACTGGTGCACCAAGGAGGCAAAGGAGTGTTCTTAGGAGGCTTCTGTGACTTCTTAGAGCACTGTCAG AACTACTACAATATCACATCAGACATGTCTGAAGAATTGATGCAGAATATTGCAGAAGAAAACCTCGTCACTAAGCTAGACCTCATTATGGAGGACGAACATCGCGCTAGCCTGGTCCAACCCCTTCACATATGGATCAGTAG CGCCTTAAATACAACGTGCAACATGCTGCTCCCCAGTCTGCTCTCCGCTGACGTGTTGTCTCAAGCCTCTGCTATTAGCCTCCATCTGCTGGATCTGGAAGGCAATGAGGAAGAACTGCAGTCTCTGATGATGGAAACTGAAGACCTGGCTCTGCCTCTGCTCCATCAG GTGACCATTCACACGGATCTGCGAGAAGCTTTCCAAAAAGCCGAGATCGTCTTACTGCTGGATGAGCGCTCATTGGAGGGTGATCCAGCTGAACGAGGGCAAgaccagaaagccatcaaagcgGTGGTAGATCTGTACACGGAATACGGGCGGTTGATTGGGACGAGGGCCAACAACAACGTGAAGGTCATCGTTTCCGGCGGCTCACTTGTGAATCTGAAATGCTCGGTTCTACTGAAAGCGTGCTCCATTGACAGCAGTCACTTCGTCGCCGTTGCGACTCAACTAGAGAATCAGGCCAGAGCGGCCATCGCCAACAAGCTCAAAGTCAGGACTTCAG AggtgacagatgtcattgtgtGGGGAGATGTCGGAGACAGCTTCTACGTTGATCTGCAGAGGGCAAATGTTTTCAATTTTGATGGACCGACCAAAGGACCACCCTTCTTTTCTCAACCAATACTTGAGATTGTCTATGAAAG GGAATGGGTAGAGAAGGACTACCAAGAAATTGTGCGCAGTCAGGAGGCAGCCGTCATTTCAAAGACCGGTCATGGGGCGGACATGTCGACTGCCAATGGGATCCTCACTCTTCTAAAGGCCTGGAACGGAACCTCCGCTCCCACTCAAATGTTCTCTGTGGGGATCTTGTGCACAG ACCTTTACGACCTTCCGACCGACGTCGTCCTTTCGGTGCCGGTGGTCTTTAAGAACGGTCGATGGTCGGCGCTGCCCGGCCTTACAGTCGGAGACGATCTGAAACACAAACTTGACCTTTCTGCAAGTCAACTCAG
- the mdh1b gene encoding putative malate dehydrogenase 1B isoform X1, protein MAKFVLAGKTNCPYYAKAELLADRLQRSLPDFRIHKISILPDEWQDWLEETCVKNGWNHEESPLVWRELVHQGGKGVFLGGFCDFLEHCQNYYNITSDMSEELMQNIAEENLVTKLDLIMEDEHRASLVQPLHIWISSALNTTCNMLLPSLLSADVLSQASAISLHLLDLEGNEEELQSLMMETEDLALPLLHQVTIHTDLREAFQKAEIVLLLDERSLEGDPAERGQDQKAIKAVVDLYTEYGRLIGTRANNNVKVIVSGGSLVNLKCSVLLKACSIDSSHFVAVATQLENQARAAIANKLKVRTSGKVTDVIVWGDVGDSFYVDLQRANVFNFDGPTKGPPFFSQPILEIVYEREWVEKDYQEIVRSQEAAVISKTGHGADMSTANGILTLLKAWNGTSAPTQMFSVGILCTDLYDLPTDVVLSVPVVFKNGRWSALPGLTVGDDLKHKLDLSASQLRAKISGEVTTTTTQENNTTTQENNKNTT, encoded by the exons GCAAAACAAACTGCCCCTATTATGCCAAAGCGGAACTTTTGGCTGATAGACTACAGCGTTCTTTGCCTGATTTCCGCATTCACAAGATTTCAATCCTCCCAGATGAATGGCAG GATTGGCTAGAGGAAACTTGTGTAAAAAATGGCTGGAATCATGAAGAGTCCCCTCTGGTGTGGAGAGAACTGGTGCACCAAGGAGGCAAAGGAGTGTTCTTAGGAGGCTTCTGTGACTTCTTAGAGCACTGTCAG AACTACTACAATATCACATCAGACATGTCTGAAGAATTGATGCAGAATATTGCAGAAGAAAACCTCGTCACTAAGCTAGACCTCATTATGGAGGACGAACATCGCGCTAGCCTGGTCCAACCCCTTCACATATGGATCAGTAG CGCCTTAAATACAACGTGCAACATGCTGCTCCCCAGTCTGCTCTCCGCTGACGTGTTGTCTCAAGCCTCTGCTATTAGCCTCCATCTGCTGGATCTGGAAGGCAATGAGGAAGAACTGCAGTCTCTGATGATGGAAACTGAAGACCTGGCTCTGCCTCTGCTCCATCAG GTGACCATTCACACGGATCTGCGAGAAGCTTTCCAAAAAGCCGAGATCGTCTTACTGCTGGATGAGCGCTCATTGGAGGGTGATCCAGCTGAACGAGGGCAAgaccagaaagccatcaaagcgGTGGTAGATCTGTACACGGAATACGGGCGGTTGATTGGGACGAGGGCCAACAACAACGTGAAGGTCATCGTTTCCGGCGGCTCACTTGTGAATCTGAAATGCTCGGTTCTACTGAAAGCGTGCTCCATTGACAGCAGTCACTTCGTCGCCGTTGCGACTCAACTAGAGAATCAGGCCAGAGCGGCCATCGCCAACAAGCTCAAAGTCAGGACTTCAGGTA AggtgacagatgtcattgtgtGGGGAGATGTCGGAGACAGCTTCTACGTTGATCTGCAGAGGGCAAATGTTTTCAATTTTGATGGACCGACCAAAGGACCACCCTTCTTTTCTCAACCAATACTTGAGATTGTCTATGAAAG GGAATGGGTAGAGAAGGACTACCAAGAAATTGTGCGCAGTCAGGAGGCAGCCGTCATTTCAAAGACCGGTCATGGGGCGGACATGTCGACTGCCAATGGGATCCTCACTCTTCTAAAGGCCTGGAACGGAACCTCCGCTCCCACTCAAATGTTCTCTGTGGGGATCTTGTGCACAG ACCTTTACGACCTTCCGACCGACGTCGTCCTTTCGGTGCCGGTGGTCTTTAAGAACGGTCGATGGTCGGCGCTGCCCGGCCTTACAGTCGGAGACGATCTGAAACACAAACTTGACCTTTCTGCAAGTCAACTCAG
- the mdh1b gene encoding putative malate dehydrogenase 1B isoform X3, whose product MAKFVLAGKTNCPYYAKAELLADRLQRSLPDFRIHKISILPDEWQDWLEETCVKNGWNHEESPLVWRELVHQGGKGVFLGGFCDFLEHCQNYYNITSDMSEELMQNIAEENLVTKLDLIMEDEHRASLVQPLHIWISSALNTTCNMLLPSLLSADVLSQASAISLHLLDLEGNEEELQSLMMETEDLALPLLHQVTIHTDLREAFQKAEIVLLLDERSLEGDPAERGQDQKAIKAVVDLYTEYGRLIGTRANNNVKVIVSGGSLVNLKCSVLLKACSIDSSHFVAVATQLENQARAAIANKLKVRTSGKVTDVIVWGDVGDSFYVDLQRANVFNFDGPTKGPPFFSQPILEIVYEREWVEKDYQEIVRSQEAAVISKTGHGADMSTANGILTLLKAWNGTSAPTQMFSVGILCTGPRYPVR is encoded by the exons GCAAAACAAACTGCCCCTATTATGCCAAAGCGGAACTTTTGGCTGATAGACTACAGCGTTCTTTGCCTGATTTCCGCATTCACAAGATTTCAATCCTCCCAGATGAATGGCAG GATTGGCTAGAGGAAACTTGTGTAAAAAATGGCTGGAATCATGAAGAGTCCCCTCTGGTGTGGAGAGAACTGGTGCACCAAGGAGGCAAAGGAGTGTTCTTAGGAGGCTTCTGTGACTTCTTAGAGCACTGTCAG AACTACTACAATATCACATCAGACATGTCTGAAGAATTGATGCAGAATATTGCAGAAGAAAACCTCGTCACTAAGCTAGACCTCATTATGGAGGACGAACATCGCGCTAGCCTGGTCCAACCCCTTCACATATGGATCAGTAG CGCCTTAAATACAACGTGCAACATGCTGCTCCCCAGTCTGCTCTCCGCTGACGTGTTGTCTCAAGCCTCTGCTATTAGCCTCCATCTGCTGGATCTGGAAGGCAATGAGGAAGAACTGCAGTCTCTGATGATGGAAACTGAAGACCTGGCTCTGCCTCTGCTCCATCAG GTGACCATTCACACGGATCTGCGAGAAGCTTTCCAAAAAGCCGAGATCGTCTTACTGCTGGATGAGCGCTCATTGGAGGGTGATCCAGCTGAACGAGGGCAAgaccagaaagccatcaaagcgGTGGTAGATCTGTACACGGAATACGGGCGGTTGATTGGGACGAGGGCCAACAACAACGTGAAGGTCATCGTTTCCGGCGGCTCACTTGTGAATCTGAAATGCTCGGTTCTACTGAAAGCGTGCTCCATTGACAGCAGTCACTTCGTCGCCGTTGCGACTCAACTAGAGAATCAGGCCAGAGCGGCCATCGCCAACAAGCTCAAAGTCAGGACTTCAGGTA AggtgacagatgtcattgtgtGGGGAGATGTCGGAGACAGCTTCTACGTTGATCTGCAGAGGGCAAATGTTTTCAATTTTGATGGACCGACCAAAGGACCACCCTTCTTTTCTCAACCAATACTTGAGATTGTCTATGAAAG GGAATGGGTAGAGAAGGACTACCAAGAAATTGTGCGCAGTCAGGAGGCAGCCGTCATTTCAAAGACCGGTCATGGGGCGGACATGTCGACTGCCAATGGGATCCTCACTCTTCTAAAGGCCTGGAACGGAACCTCCGCTCCCACTCAAATGTTCTCTGTGGGGATCTTGTGCACAG
- the mdh1b gene encoding putative malate dehydrogenase 1B isoform X4: MSEELMQNIAEENLVTKLDLIMEDEHRASLVQPLHIWISSALNTTCNMLLPSLLSADVLSQASAISLHLLDLEGNEEELQSLMMETEDLALPLLHQVTIHTDLREAFQKAEIVLLLDERSLEGDPAERGQDQKAIKAVVDLYTEYGRLIGTRANNNVKVIVSGGSLVNLKCSVLLKACSIDSSHFVAVATQLENQARAAIANKLKVRTSGKVTDVIVWGDVGDSFYVDLQRANVFNFDGPTKGPPFFSQPILEIVYEREWVEKDYQEIVRSQEAAVISKTGHGADMSTANGILTLLKAWNGTSAPTQMFSVGILCTDLYDLPTDVVLSVPVVFKNGRWSALPGLTVGDDLKHKLDLSASQLRAKISGEVTTTTTQENNTTTQENNKNTT; this comes from the exons ATGTCTGAAGAATTGATGCAGAATATTGCAGAAGAAAACCTCGTCACTAAGCTAGACCTCATTATGGAGGACGAACATCGCGCTAGCCTGGTCCAACCCCTTCACATATGGATCAGTAG CGCCTTAAATACAACGTGCAACATGCTGCTCCCCAGTCTGCTCTCCGCTGACGTGTTGTCTCAAGCCTCTGCTATTAGCCTCCATCTGCTGGATCTGGAAGGCAATGAGGAAGAACTGCAGTCTCTGATGATGGAAACTGAAGACCTGGCTCTGCCTCTGCTCCATCAG GTGACCATTCACACGGATCTGCGAGAAGCTTTCCAAAAAGCCGAGATCGTCTTACTGCTGGATGAGCGCTCATTGGAGGGTGATCCAGCTGAACGAGGGCAAgaccagaaagccatcaaagcgGTGGTAGATCTGTACACGGAATACGGGCGGTTGATTGGGACGAGGGCCAACAACAACGTGAAGGTCATCGTTTCCGGCGGCTCACTTGTGAATCTGAAATGCTCGGTTCTACTGAAAGCGTGCTCCATTGACAGCAGTCACTTCGTCGCCGTTGCGACTCAACTAGAGAATCAGGCCAGAGCGGCCATCGCCAACAAGCTCAAAGTCAGGACTTCAGGTA AggtgacagatgtcattgtgtGGGGAGATGTCGGAGACAGCTTCTACGTTGATCTGCAGAGGGCAAATGTTTTCAATTTTGATGGACCGACCAAAGGACCACCCTTCTTTTCTCAACCAATACTTGAGATTGTCTATGAAAG GGAATGGGTAGAGAAGGACTACCAAGAAATTGTGCGCAGTCAGGAGGCAGCCGTCATTTCAAAGACCGGTCATGGGGCGGACATGTCGACTGCCAATGGGATCCTCACTCTTCTAAAGGCCTGGAACGGAACCTCCGCTCCCACTCAAATGTTCTCTGTGGGGATCTTGTGCACAG ACCTTTACGACCTTCCGACCGACGTCGTCCTTTCGGTGCCGGTGGTCTTTAAGAACGGTCGATGGTCGGCGCTGCCCGGCCTTACAGTCGGAGACGATCTGAAACACAAACTTGACCTTTCTGCAAGTCAACTCAG